GATCGTCAGGTTGGTTTTGAGCTCCTTGGGCCCCGTCTGGACCTGATGATCCAGCGTTATCAGCCTCATTTAGTTCGCTAGGACCGATTTTTCTGGTTCTCACCATTAACGCTCACTTGACACTTCTGGATAGGGTCTGGAACACGACTTTTTGTGTCGTTTCCTACAGACGgcaccaaactgttgatgcaaaaatctggttcaccctctttATACCTTCGAGTGcctgcacaagaagaagacaaaggagaccctgactagagcaggggacccttcgatgccaaagtcaggctaggaatctgggtcttatagtattgagggtTTAGTGaagagagtttttgcgtaccttttaCCCTTGAAGTGTTTTTCATTTGTAGGAGAGGGAGGATCCCGCCGTACTGGGattctctccctgatttctaggagatttgatttagccGTAATCTACTTACGGATGCTTCCATATCCTGAGATCCTTGGGATCTAAAATCCTTTCTCAAGATTTTTGGAACGGTATTTAAGCTTACACCGTTTCTTcctcgctcggctcggccttgaccGACTCAAGTAACAGACGAGTCTCGGCTAGCTACAAGGATAAAGCTTTTTGCTTCCTGTCGGACGGAACAGGATCGTCTTATGGCCGACATTTTTCCTTAATCCGATAACTGACACTGTAACTGGCCTTGTATGGGTCGGTTTTATAGTCGGTCAGGTTGCTTTTAGCTTCAGGGCCTCAATCGGCCTCTTTAGACATTGTTACCTCGTTAACCGAGCCAACTTTATGTGTCTTACTTTGCCTATGGGTCCTGACCCTTAAGGTCTCGATTGGGATTCGTTTCTCaggaatccgagctaagtctcttcTCTAGGCTTTGTCTCGTCTCGGTCCAACACGTTGCCTCGGACTCTCGGGCGGTGctgatagagttggtccattccataaccgagtctccgGACTTGGTGTCCCAATATATGTCATTAGCCACACACGCGCATGCCAAAGTTTCTTAACATGTCAGTTTTCATTGAAACGACAACAAAATTTAGGAAATTTGGAAAATATCCGATTTTAGTTTGAGAAAATAATTTTTCTTGCTTGAAAATTCATTTAAGGATGAATTTTAGTTCATAACAAGTTTATTAGAGAATTTTTGTGAAGGTACCTAAATTTATAGTCTCAAAATCCCACATCTAACTTAATATTTCCAATGGAGAACCTGAATATAGGTTTTTAATTCATCAACTTCGTAGTTCCTTTAGGAATCCAATTAagtatatgtatctaattcatgatAATATCTTAATCGCTTAAAGTTTATAATGGTTCATTCTCTCAGGCCCAGTTAATTTCATTCCCATGCTATGATATCAACTATAATATCCCGAATTTCCgcagcccgagtacatactcgtgtccaaaaattttgaatgttaataatgtataaattggatgctttaaaaatcgcacaaattttttttttccatttaaatcacatccagtgcgccttttcgttttaaactagaGGAACATGATTGTTCGATTAGTCACACTTGTTGGGTTTAAACACAACGAACCAAAACCTTTCGAAAAagtgcttaatgcaccacttcggGGTCTATATAGGGACTTTCGTTTCATTTTCGAAACACGAAAAAAATCCTCTCATTTTTGTGAAACTCTCTGTTTTATGGTTTACAAATTTTTGTTACTGAGTTCGTCGTTAAGTTAACTCAGCACTTTTCGAGTTAAACTGCACGTGGTTCGAGCCAGCATATAGCGAATGGGTTGCTGGAACCGGGTTATAGTCGTTATATCCTGGAAGTCGATTGTTTTGAAAACTTGTTGCGACATTGTCCAAggagagcaaattcgatttcaagccactAACTCACATCATTTTGATTTTAAATAGTATAattgattcaaccaaatattccaacatttTATAAACTTAAAATTCTTTAATATGTATTATAATATGCTTCAGCGCTTGAGCCCAGTAAAGACAAAAACGTAATCCCAGTTAATGGATGGTTCCGATCACCAACCATGGTTATGCAAAGGGGCCTCATACAATGACATGTCCCGCAACACACGATGCCAGTCTTAGAAATTTCTAGAAGCAAGTGATGTCACATTTCCTTCAGAACCACGTCTTACATAAGTGACAAAAGGTGACTGGAAGCTGACTGGACATTCAACGCGATTTGTAAGTAGGGCTGCGGAGAGAGTCTCCCTTTTGACTCGACGACTCGTCTCGACTCATTAGACTCGCCCGATTTGGACTCAATGGGTCCGACTCAGAGCAGTCAGGGGTCTATCGGGGCTAACTTCTCATGCCGACCAGCACTGGTCCCAATCATTCATCGGTGCAGGGTTGGGCCAGGTTCGGCTTTAGCCTGCATTTTGAACTATTTGGGCTGGGCCTTTGGGTCatgctttttcaaaaaaaaaaaaaaaatttatttggagTGGGCCCGGACCATTAATGGTCCCGTATGAAAATCTTCACTTCCACCCACCAACAAACGGACCAACGTGAAAATGTAATGGCCCACCTTTCAATAGTAGTGGCCCACCTTTCAATAGTAGTGGCCCACTTCATAGGTGGACCCACCTGATCCTTTCATGTGTTCGTcttcgaggtggggtccaccttacaGGCCACTAAAATGTGATCACATATCAACAAAGTGGGACCCAGAACGGCTTTATGTGGGGGTAGCGATGGGTGGCTGGCCCACTCAATACGGCTGGCAATGGGTCAACCCAACACCCAAACCACCACCCTTGGCCTAACCCGGTCCATCAAAAATTCATCGAAACCAATGTATCTATATCCAACGCAATGTCTATCAATTTATTTTGGGTTCTGGGCCATGTTAGGCTTACTGAAAAAGTATATTGccaggtcaggttgggttgggttcaaCCCAAGCTGGGCCCACTTATTTAAAATAGGCCACACTTTTAAACCCACACCTGACTCACCACCCACTACATTAGGTAACACATCCTTCTTTCATGTGGATGTTTGGTTTCAGTCTTGTAAGTGTCTATTGCTGTCTGATATATTTCagcttgtgtggtccacttatcaaCGGAAGGATCAAGAAGATTCACGAAAGTACGTTCTGGAGCGTAGAGCTGATGAACCAATCCTTTCAGGCTCGGGTTTAGGACTGCCGTGCTAGGCCATACTAGAGCCCATGGTTAGAAAACCTGGCCACTTGTGTTGACTCGTTGTCAGTCTTGAATTGAGTCAGGACTCGCCCGATTGGAGCTGAATCAGCCTGGCtaacagtgtggggcccaccttgatgtatgttttgtatatccacaccgtccatctcattttaggactcaTCACAAAAGTTAagaacatccaaatctcaagtggaccacaccactagaaaaagttaccagtgaccattaaaaatattttgtgggccaaaaaagttttgaatcaagctgatctttgtattttcccttcatccgggtcttcttaaaattattaataggttggatggcaaaaaaacattatGAAAACCTTACTATTGGccttttagaatttttaatgaGGAGGCACTCaagcaccactgtttcctgtggtgtggtccacctgagatctggatctgattaattttttggaCCATATTCTAAAATGAACTGAAGATATAGATgcacggcatagatatacaacacatcatcaaggtaggcctcacaataagggtaacacccaACACCTAATACGCTCCGAACTGGGTCTCACCTTGAGCTGTACacaagtcaagcttggcacagttTAGCTCAGCCAGTGTTAAtttcaactcgaactcagcttggctcgatcCTTGAGTCTGTCTAGCCAACTTAGCCTGATTTGATCAACAAATAAAACCAGTTCAAACTCAATTCAAGCAAGTGCGGCATTTTTTTTAACATATAAAATGTATCTTCAATTTCACACAtaatgcaaaataataataatttacacATATTGCATCAAACATTCAGCAAgtaacatcaaaattaagatatgAGGTCAATATTatgatgtaaatttttttttttttttaaatgatttattTTGTATTCGTTCCTTCTTTGCCACTAGTTGATTCCGTGCAGAATAAAccaccgaaaaaaaaaaacacttcgtCAAGCTATTTCACTAAACACTTGgtgggcaacatcaatatcaaaattaccAAATCACCGCGCTGATTCGATCCCAGTATATTCAAGTTGTTGTTTGATCCAGGTTGAGTCGCGCTCGGGCGAGCTTGAAttcagcttgaaatttttttagagCTCCCAAACCCAACTCAGCTGGTTGGAATCTAATGTCAAGCAGAGGCCAGTCGAGCTTTCATGAGTCAAGTCGAACAAGCTCACTGACAGCTCTAAATCCCACTCAGACCAGGTCACATCAGACCGTCCACGTCTTAGAACTCTGCTTGAGCATTTATAGAGTTGGGGCCAAGCCAGTTGGGCCAGGCGCAAATCGGGCCCACtgccatggtgggacccacatctaaaTGCGCGTGAATACCCGACGCAAAAATTCCGCGTTCTGACCACTATTCTACGATCAACCAGAAAACACCAGTCTTTCGGTCATCCGCGCCATTCGCCAACTGTTCCTTCACGCCTATACACCTTTTGACCATCTCCCTATATATACCTTTCCCTTCCCTCACTCCACGCATATACACCTAACATTCAGTGTCTCTTCCTCTCAACAACTTGAAACCATCAAACAACAGAAGCCAAAATCGAGAAAATCATAAGGACTAGTATTGATGGGAAATTACTCTTCCTGCCATTTCAAGGCCCATAAGCCCACAGCGAAATTCGTCGACTCTGATGGGAATCTCCAGCGGTTAGAGATTCCAGTGAAAGCTGCGGAGCTCATGTTAGAATCGCCTGGTCACGTGATCTGTCAGGCCGAGGAGATAAGGCGCACGCGCCGAGTCTCGGCGATGAGAGCCGACGAGGAATTGGAGGCTGGGAAGATTTACCTGCTTTTCCCGGTTGGGAGAGCGAATTGCAAGGCTTCGGATGCAGAGATGGCTAGGATCGATGCCACGTGTCGCCGGATGAGAAAAGGGAAGAGCAGGGGATGTAAGAAGGTGTTCCCGGATGCAGAGCAAGCGAGAGATAGCTCGCTTGAGTGCCACGTGTCAGATGATAGTCGAGAGAGTGATACCGGCTTTCCCGGTCATCAGCTGAGTAATTACCGACCGTGGACTCCCGTGCTCGAGACCATCGATGAAGGAATTTGAGAAgcaattcatttttaatttttttgctttttttttttcattaaatatttattatttatttatctgGGCTTCTTCCCACTGTAAACCGAGTGCGTACTGCGCACAAAGGGACTGAACCCTTCAATGTATAAAATTATAAATTGGATTTTACATTAATTAATTCTATTTTAtatctatataaaaaaaactaCATCCAATTTCGGTttgtacaggtgggtcccacggttcaatgatccaaatggtTTTTCACATCGTGGGCCCCTTGGCATGCGAATATATGATTAAGAAAGAAAACACAGCAGCTAACGAAGTTCCAATTCAacgaataataataatgatgataggGCAAAATCCTATCCAGAGTGTATTCCAATCTCAGATCATGGGCCATTGCgttgaggcccatcatatcaatggtttggatcattgaaccatggcccctGCTTAGACAAACAGAAGCCCGAACACCAAGCCCGCCCGAGCATTGTATAGTACTTGTTCAGGGAAAGATACCATCATTAATCATTTTACCATGAACTGGTCTGGGAGTTGGTAATTCTATGTAAATGGAAATAGAAGTGGaggtgttgatgcaaaaatccggtCCCATCATTAGATCTTTCGAGTatctgcacaggaagaagataaaggagaccctggctagagcaggggatccTACGATGTCAAAGTCAGATTAGGAATCTGGATCTTATAGTATTGAAGGTTTAGAGGAaagagtttttgcgtacctttcacccttgaagtgtctctcatttataggagagggaggatCCTGCCGTACAGAGATTCTCTCTCTGATTTCTAGGATATTTGATTTAGTCGTAATCTACTTACGGATGCTTCCTGATCCCGAGATCATTGGGATTGAGAATACATTCACAAGATTTTCGAAACGGTATTTAAGCTTATACCATTTCTTTctcgctcggctcggccttaaccgactcaagtaacagacgagtctcggctggctgcaAGGATAAAGATTTCCGTCTCCTGTCGGACGGAACAGGATCGGCATATGGCCGACGTTCTTCCTTAATCTGATAACCGACACTGTAACCGGCCTTGTATGGGTTGATTTTATGGTCGGTCAAGTTGCTTTTAGCTTTAGAGCCTCAATCAGCCTCTTTAGACATTGCTACCTCGTTAATCGAGCTAACTTTATGTGTCTTACTTTGTCCATGGCTCCTGACTCTTAAGGGCTCGGTTGGGATTCGTTTCCCgggaatccgagctaagtctctcctctagGCTTTGTCTCGTCTTGGTCCAACACGTTGCCTCGGACTCTCGGGCGATGtcgatagagttggtccatttcataACCAGGTCTCCGAACTTTGTGTTTTTTCCCCAATATGAGGTAAATGAATTGAGATGAGATGAGTAAATGAAatgtatttaaaatttaaatattttgttgggacaagagtaaataatagaattagaatttttctacatacTCATGTGATGTGAATTGATATCCCAAATCAATTCTAATATCTTAAAATTGTGTAGATATGTGATATGTAATGGATATTGTAATAAACTTATTAAAATCTATAAtttagcttttttttaaaaaagaagcttTGGATGGGCTATAAACATAAGGATCATAAACAAACAATTCGCCAAtgctttttaaccatccatttagatggctaACCTTTAAATggtttgaatcattttatagttgtgattttaatgaTATAGCTGGTATTTAAATGGTTTTAGAGCATCATTAGCATGTCATGTATACGGTAGACCTATGTAGCACCACCTTTGTTTGGTCGCCTGAATTTTATGCTAAGCTCAAAAGGGCATTTCacttcatttacctccaattcttTTTTCCTAATAGTATTTCGTTTACAAGGTTATTTActcttattttatttcatttgcattcatatatttttatccaAACACATTTAAAAAACCATTTACCTTCATTTATTTCCAATTCCTTCCATTTACTTTTATCCAAATGGCCTCGTACACTGCTTACCCCTTCCACCCTACCATTATGATGATCTCGGCCCTTCATATAGAAGGTCCCCACCAAAGATAATCCCGCCTATGGATATCCTCACATCTATTGAAATTCGGACGGTTACCTCTTTTTTACCCATGTATATTGAGGATTTCTCATCGATGTGAATTTTGACATACGGCTCTTATATGGGGGGGAAATCAAGATTAATGGCTTAGATCACCTAGTGGTGGGCACAAGGAGTTGCTTTAACATATTCTTGACTATTATTGGGAATATATAGTATGTTAGAGATCTTTAATGATGCTTAGAGTGTTTTTTTCAGAATCATAACTGATAAAATAACAATACAGAAAGCAGTTGAAAGGAATTTAAAAACAAACTAAGCAGCCGAGAGTCATCCAGGAGGATGACTGAGTGGTTGAGTAGAATGTGCTCTAGTTAGTAAGGATGCCCGGAGCGATTACTATGACAAGTGGCAaggaagtaggggtgtacatcaagtcgagttggccttagctcaacttggctcgaacactggctaacctcagctcgaacttagctcagctcgatcctcgagcttgactggccagctcagctcggttcggccAACAGCTCGGGCTAGCTtaggccgagtttgagccaagatcaagccgagttctccattgaggcatttccacaaacacctgaactgcaacttcaaaatcccactgttttacaaacggaggcaatggttttacaagtgttttatcaaacaccttctaagtaacataaaaaaaaattaaaaaaataataaataaagagaaaaaaaggtatttgtttaatgtacataccttgcttgccactagccaaaccttccttaccaccagccaaaccttcattgccaccagccacatttcgtcgagtcattttatcaaacagttggtgagcaacatcaatggcaaagtaactgagtcaccaaactggttcgatccgagttcgattcgagctggattcgagttggattcgatccgagttgagtcgagctggggcctgctcgaactcggctcgaactcatttttgagctcaaaaaatcagctcaactcggctccaACTCAGCTTCGAAACAAGTCGAATCGagttttttcgagtcaagtcaagcaagataaccgagctagctcggttcatgtacaccacTACAAGGAAGTCTTCAGAATGTCACGTAGTGTTGAAACGGTTACAACAACCGTCGAAACATAGAAAGTCTCTACAAAGTCATGCAGTGTTCAAACAGTTACAACAACCATCATAACGTGGGAAGCATCCATATGATAAATTTAAGGCTATAAACAGCAAGAGAATTTAGTAGGAAGATAtggtctcataccaaccaaactaACCCAATTTTATCTTTCAATTCTCCTTTAAGTTATCTataatttacattccttagtgtaatcctttcACTTTTACCAGTCAATTACATTTCGTAGCGTAATCCcttacttttatttattatttacattccttagggcctatttgattttccaaatcgcaTGTAAATGCAAtgggaaatagtaattattactaGTTCACGTGTTTGTAAATGCATTTGCATTTGTCTTAAAAATCGAGTCAAAAAGTTTGGTTTAAatttatgggccctaccatgatatatatgatatatctgaaccgtccatcagttttagcgTAACATTtaaaggcatgatccaaaaactgagcctgatccaacactcaggtagtccatactaaaggaaacaatggcgATGATACATTTTTAACGATAGAtattcaattccctaaatcttgtggtgtggcccacttgagctttgtatcagccTCGTTTTTTTGATCCAGCCATAAATTCAGCTAGCATAattgatgaacggtatggataagacaaagacatcatggtgggcctcacatatatttcACAGTCTCATTGGATTTAGAGCTAAAAAAAGTAAGTGTCAAATCAAACATCGATAACAATGCCCTAATTACCCAGTGAAGTAATTATTACTCACTTACAATTCGTTTACCAAatgtttgaaaaatcaaacatgcccttagcgTAATCCATAGTGGTGATCAAGTATTAGTTAAACCTTAGATATAATGCGAATTTATGCTCATACGATAGATTCAATTTAAGGATTAAGCATAGCTTTCCATCTAGGAAGATGTTTTGTAGCTGTTCTTAGTAGCTAATCAtaagaatttcatttttattgTTCTTTTATCTGAATTGAAATGTCATTTTATACGGAAGGCAAAGGTATAACCCATTCTCAGATAATGAACCCTACTCTCTAACTATAACCTAATTACTTTAAAATACTATGCAAATTGAGGCAACCAATCTTATTCAATTTCAGTAACATACTATGTATCTACCTGTTTTGGCGCCTGAGGTCATAATTGTTCAATTTGAATTAAGTCACGTATTCAATTACGACCGGATATATAAATTGACCACAATACGACCAAGCAGCGCAAGGCAACATGTCAAATGAAACGTGCTTCATAAATcacatccaaaccttccatttcTAATCACCACCAGTCCACAAATTGGTGGCTATGATAACCCGTACGTGCAGTGTGATTTTTAGGCTAGAGCctatcatgatagggcccaatGGATGAACTGCCGATATTCCATACACGCGCCAAATATATAATGATGAAATGCTCGAGAGCTACCattcatatacatatatgtaacTATGTAAGTGATAGCACCAGATACTCTTTTCATGTGCAGTAGGCCAGTAGCCACAAGCCGTgtgatatgccaaacgagcccaCTATTTAGTGATATTATAAGCCAATTAATCCCATCTATTTCGTATCCATCATCCGACCGTTaatccaccaccaccaccatcattatAGACACATCATCTAAACCGTTAATATTGCAATGCCAGTGATTGGACGGACAAAAATGACCTTTACGATGGTGAAATGCACTGTATCCCTTATGCCGTACTAATCAATGCAGTAAATGAGGGGCCATTTTCCTGCAATCTGGACAAGTCATGTAGTGGGTCGGATCGTGGATGAGCCTGAGTATATTACTTGTTTGCATGACCCGAGCGGCGTATTTATTCCTCTGTACAAACCCCTCTCTCAATTATGGCAAGTTCAGCACAATGCTAAGAGGATTCTGATCTGAATcgttcatcagatgggtcccatctCAAATGGTAGTAAACGAATCTGATCTGCCGATCTTAATCCTGGCAGCGGTCACAAATTGAGCAGGAAAAATCCACCAACTGAACCATTGGATTTTGTCTTTTGGATCAGTGGGCCATCTGTAATCAGGcgcatttgatgaatggtctagatcaccccTACCCTATCCTAGTTGGACGCGGATTTGCTGCTAAAGCCTTTAGCAGCAAGTTCCTACGCTGGAaacctatgtggggtccaccgtgatgtttgtgagaaatccaccccgcccatccgttttttgagctcattttaagacacggGGCCAAAAATgggccggatccaatactcaagtgggcccaaaacgtgaggattgaacttctatagttgaaatattcatagggacacacaagttttgaatcagggtaataTTTGTCTTCTCAGTTCATCCCACTAGGAATGACGTTACGAACGGTAtgaatggcatttaaacatcacttcGACCCTGGGAAGGTTCCATCGGTAAGAATTTCCCTATCCACActttcctttagtgcagcccacttaagtcttggatcatGCTCACTTTTGATCTCAAGTCCGAAATTGAGTTCagaaaacggatgaatggggtagatttctcaaaaacatgacggtggacccacctaagtttccagtggAGGAACTTTTATATATTACAAACCATaaaggaagttatttgatactccggctgcatCTGACGCTTGATACTCCGTCCAACAAATGTATTAATCTGTAAGGATTAAGGAATCAAAAAGTATAACTTTTTGTTTATGAAACATACGAACTTatacaggtttgatttgaattacttgtattccaTATATCCAATTTATAAGTATTttataagtgcctgtgtatcatccatcacactccgccagagtatcaaaggtgAGTCAGATGATAAGGGCTCACAAGATGTTGCGACGCCCACCGCACCCATTCACATGTTGGAGCAGTTTAACAAAAACACAGACTCTTCCACCATTTAATACAATCCATTCAAACCTTACCTTCATTCATTCCTCACCCTTcatttcaattcctctctctctctcatgggcaACTACATTTCACGGCGTACATGCGCGATTGCCGGAAAAGTCATACTCACCGACGGCTCGGTCCACAAGTTCGACGAACCGCTATCGGTGGCGGAGCTAATGCTCGACCACCCACAGCAATTCGTTATCGAATTCCAGTCCATCGTCGCCGGACACAGGCCGGCCCCACTGCCGGCCGACCAGATGCTGGAGATAGACAAGGTCTACTTGATGCTTCCAATGAAGAGAGGGAAGGCGGCGGCATTCTCGGTCGATGAGACACGTCGGATCATGGACTGGGCTAGATTTGCATTGGGTTCCCGGTCATTTTCGACTACTGGCCGGATTCTTACACTTCTCGCGGCAGTATGTCCGATGGCCCGTGGGAAAGGAGAGGAGACTATGTTAAGGAGAAAAGATGGTTTGGTGGAGAAAGAGGAGGAGGGCGAGGGGCCGGAATTTCTGCCGGAGAATTTGGACGGGAGGCCGGAGTTTTCAAGTAGGCAGCTTTCAGGGAAAGGGTGGAAGCCGGCTTTAGATACAATTAAGGAGAAGGGAATTGAGAAGAAGGTTTCTCATTGGCTTTTTCATGTAGGTTAAGCTTAAACTAAgacatgatgtgtggggcccaccaatatgTATGCATGGCATCGAATCCGTTCATCATGCACATCCGTTCATGCTCTCCCATGCATGAATATGGCCTATCTAAAACTAGGGTGGGATAGGGATGCCCGCCATTAAAAGCTATGCAGATGTTGTGTGGGGGCCACCGTATTTTGTATAtgagatctgatccgttcataagATGCACCCGGCAGTGGACACCCCGAAAATCAGCCATTCCAAAACTCGGGTGGGTGACACCACCCATTTTAGAGGTTTGAGCTCTGGATCGGCTGATTTTTGGCTGA
This DNA window, taken from Magnolia sinica isolate HGM2019 chromosome 14, MsV1, whole genome shotgun sequence, encodes the following:
- the LOC131225403 gene encoding uncharacterized protein LOC131225403; amino-acid sequence: MGNYISRRTCAIAGKVILTDGSVHKFDEPLSVAELMLDHPQQFVIEFQSIVAGHRPAPLPADQMLEIDKVYLMLPMKRGKAAAFSVDETRRIMDWARFALGSRSFSTTGRILTLLAAVCPMARGKGEETMLRRKDGLVEKEEEGEGPEFLPENLDGRPEFSSRQLSGKGWKPALDTIKEKGIEKKVSHWLFHVG
- the LOC131226022 gene encoding uncharacterized protein LOC131226022 produces the protein MGNYSSCHFKAHKPTAKFVDSDGNLQRLEIPVKAAELMLESPGHVICQAEEIRRTRRVSAMRADEELEAGKIYLLFPVGRANCKASDAEMARIDATCRRMRKGKSRGCKKVFPDAEQARDSSLECHVSDDSRESDTGFPGHQLSNYRPWTPVLETIDEGI